Proteins found in one Mesorhizobium sp. CAU 1732 genomic segment:
- a CDS encoding ABC transporter substrate-binding protein codes for MSLDFTSRLHLVSRRVAMLLMAGAAAASFSAAPASAEEPDLSDVTLNVGIFQEVQFLQIALTDHFKDTPYKIEWVRLNGAGGTMQALGAGAIDLSWGLSDVAVPNASALDVAPWTADTAPLKHIALLAPLDAAAYPSHVIVANTASGITALDQVAGHSYTYQEGGNSAAAALLALKSVGLTADDVDITLIPADSIPASVISGAVDVATVQWAQIQEALDDGTVTRLASSYEAGFPGYTSITARTQSIEDPKKSAAIADFLTRATAYSNWRVDHLEAVAQTYVEAQQLNPDQAARAAASAATTIVPLVAGGEGVKIQTELQDALFASGFLAREVDYSQLYDDRFADAIEAGEALGATE; via the coding sequence ATGAGCCTTGATTTCACTTCCCGACTTCATCTTGTGTCGCGACGCGTTGCGATGCTCCTGATGGCCGGCGCTGCCGCCGCCTCGTTCTCCGCAGCTCCCGCATCGGCCGAAGAACCGGACCTTTCGGACGTCACGCTGAATGTCGGCATCTTCCAGGAGGTCCAGTTCCTCCAGATCGCACTGACCGATCACTTCAAGGATACGCCCTACAAGATCGAATGGGTCCGCCTGAACGGCGCGGGCGGAACCATGCAGGCGCTCGGCGCCGGCGCGATCGACCTGAGCTGGGGTCTGAGCGACGTGGCCGTGCCCAATGCGTCCGCCCTCGACGTCGCGCCGTGGACCGCCGACACCGCGCCGCTGAAGCACATCGCGCTGCTCGCACCTCTGGACGCCGCCGCCTATCCGTCCCACGTCATCGTCGCCAACACGGCAAGCGGCATTACCGCGCTCGATCAGGTCGCCGGCCACAGCTACACCTATCAGGAAGGCGGCAACAGCGCGGCCGCGGCGCTGCTCGCGCTGAAGTCCGTCGGACTCACGGCCGATGACGTCGACATCACGCTCATCCCGGCCGATTCCATTCCGGCGTCGGTGATCTCGGGCGCGGTGGATGTCGCGACAGTGCAGTGGGCGCAAATCCAGGAGGCGCTGGACGACGGCACGGTCACACGCCTCGCGTCGAGCTATGAAGCCGGCTTCCCGGGTTATACCTCGATCACCGCGCGCACGCAGTCGATCGAGGATCCCAAGAAGAGCGCCGCGATCGCCGACTTCCTGACGCGCGCCACCGCCTACTCCAACTGGCGGGTCGACCACCTCGAAGCCGTCGCGCAGACCTATGTCGAGGCGCAGCAGTTGAACCCGGATCAGGCGGCGCGCGCGGCCGCGAGTGCGGCAACGACCATCGTGCCGCTCGTCGCAGGCGGCGAGGGCGTGAAGATCCAGACCGAGCTCCAAGATGCACTTTTCGCCAGCGGGTTCCTCGCCCGCGAGGTCGATTACTCGCAGCTCTACGACGACCGTTTCGCAGATGCGATCGAGGCCGGCGAGGCGCTTGGCGCGACGGAGTAA
- a CDS encoding ABC transporter ATP-binding protein, protein MNVVSLDRDIAASSPHELSVDIEYGRKAFGDRTILDGISLQIRRGELVALLGKSGSGKTTILRILLGLDQFDEGAAWVAEPRSVVFQEPRLVPSQRVWRNVLLGIERASDARERAIDALREVGLESHADAWPGTLSGGEAQRVALARSLIRAPRLLLLDEPFAALDALTRLKMQNLVRELFARHTPGVLLVTHDVEEALRLADRILVLHEGRLSVDVTLPQASDPSSPEIGDIRQRLFAELGVADYRASFDSPSNPDRTKP, encoded by the coding sequence ATGAACGTGGTATCCCTCGACCGCGATATCGCAGCGTCCTCTCCGCACGAGCTTTCGGTCGACATCGAATACGGACGCAAGGCGTTCGGCGACCGGACCATCCTCGACGGCATCTCGCTCCAGATCAGGAGGGGCGAACTCGTTGCCCTGCTGGGAAAGTCGGGATCGGGCAAGACGACCATCCTGCGCATCCTGCTCGGGCTCGATCAGTTCGACGAGGGGGCGGCATGGGTCGCGGAGCCCCGGTCGGTGGTGTTTCAGGAGCCGCGCCTGGTTCCATCGCAGCGCGTCTGGCGCAACGTGCTGCTCGGCATCGAGAGGGCGTCGGATGCCCGCGAACGCGCGATCGACGCCCTTCGCGAGGTCGGCCTCGAATCGCATGCCGATGCCTGGCCCGGAACCCTGTCGGGCGGCGAGGCGCAGCGTGTCGCGCTCGCCCGCTCGCTCATCCGCGCACCCCGTCTTCTCCTTCTAGACGAGCCGTTCGCGGCGCTCGATGCCCTGACCCGGCTCAAGATGCAGAACCTCGTGCGGGAGTTGTTCGCACGGCACACGCCGGGCGTCCTTCTGGTCACGCACGACGTCGAGGAGGCGTTGCGCCTCGCAGACCGCATCCTCGTCCTCCACGAGGGGCGGCTGTCGGTGGATGTGACGCTGCCGCAGGCATCCGACCCATCCAGCCCTGAGATCGGCGACATCCGCCAGCGGCTTTTCGCCGAGCTGGGCGTGGCCGACTACCGCGCCTCCTTCGATTCCCCAAGCAACCCAGACAGGACCAAGCCATGA
- a CDS encoding acyl-CoA dehydrogenase family protein, protein MNTVLSQADIASPRVVFDPASRAFADILSQLRESSAKRDAEKISPAPFFKALSALGFGAARIPREEGGAGISVTQLFDLIHDLARADPNVAHAFRNHFGWVEGLIKPDLIDGSRRWLGPVLDGKLFGGSFHENSDQPAGQASFTTVLTPVEGGYVLNGDKAYSTGNLFVDWLVVSAADADGGVVTAIIPSDRDGISHLDDWDGIGQRLSGSGTTRYVDVFVQPHEISTNPKAIRTRPYGSAFNQLWLTTVVAGILQAAVDDTAAFVAKRKRNYYHGLADLPRDDPGVQQSFGELAANAFVATAAVREAARALEKAWNSGGGVDIDVGVAMDASLAALQSKVVIDLIAQQTSSALLDVGGATATTARAGLDRHWRNIRTLISHNPRAYKARYLGNYLINGVAFPSSAYF, encoded by the coding sequence ATGAACACCGTGCTCTCGCAGGCTGACATCGCCTCTCCCCGCGTCGTCTTCGATCCGGCGTCCCGCGCGTTCGCCGACATCCTGTCGCAACTGCGCGAGAGTTCGGCGAAGCGCGATGCCGAAAAGATCAGCCCGGCGCCGTTCTTCAAGGCGCTGAGCGCGCTCGGTTTCGGCGCGGCGCGTATCCCGCGCGAGGAGGGCGGGGCGGGGATTTCCGTCACGCAGCTCTTCGATCTGATCCATGACCTCGCCCGCGCCGACCCGAACGTGGCGCACGCGTTTCGGAATCATTTCGGCTGGGTGGAAGGCTTGATCAAGCCCGATCTGATCGACGGCAGCCGGCGCTGGCTCGGGCCTGTGCTGGACGGAAAGCTGTTCGGCGGGTCGTTCCATGAAAACAGCGATCAGCCGGCCGGCCAAGCATCGTTCACGACGGTCCTGACGCCCGTGGAGGGCGGCTACGTGCTGAATGGCGACAAGGCCTACAGCACCGGAAACCTGTTCGTGGACTGGCTCGTCGTGTCTGCCGCCGACGCGGACGGCGGGGTCGTCACGGCGATAATCCCGTCCGACCGCGACGGCATCAGCCACCTCGACGACTGGGACGGCATCGGGCAGCGCCTGAGCGGCTCGGGCACGACGCGCTATGTCGACGTCTTCGTGCAGCCGCACGAAATCTCGACCAATCCCAAGGCGATCCGCACGCGACCCTATGGCAGCGCCTTCAACCAGCTTTGGCTGACGACGGTCGTGGCCGGCATCCTCCAGGCGGCGGTGGACGATACGGCGGCCTTCGTCGCGAAGCGCAAGCGCAACTATTATCACGGGCTTGCCGACCTGCCGCGTGACGATCCCGGCGTGCAGCAGAGCTTCGGCGAGCTCGCGGCCAATGCCTTCGTCGCGACGGCCGCGGTGCGCGAGGCCGCGCGCGCGCTGGAGAAGGCGTGGAACTCCGGCGGCGGGGTGGATATCGACGTCGGTGTCGCGATGGACGCCTCGCTGGCGGCGTTGCAGTCCAAGGTCGTGATCGACCTGATCGCGCAGCAGACGAGTTCGGCGTTGCTCGACGTGGGCGGCGCGACTGCGACGACCGCCCGAGCCGGCCTCGACAGGCACTGGCGGAACATACGCACGCTGATTTCGCACAATCCGAGGGCCTACAAGGCGCGCTATCTCGGCAATTATCTCATCAATGGCGTCGCATTTCCCAGTAGCGCCTATTTTTAG
- a CDS encoding LLM class flavin-dependent oxidoreductase → MTAPHFHWFLPTTYDSRDVMPSGTNYRAPDIGYLADVARAAERNGFESLLTPTGIQCEDAWLVTAALTALTERIKFLIAFRPGYLLPTLAAQMAASFQRLSNNRLALNIVTGGNDADQRGYGDYLDKDSRYARTSEFLDVLKLCWEGKGQSYEGQFYKFENGGNEIPLAHRPKIFFGGASDAAQDVAVRHVDVQLMFGEPPRMAGERIAALRERARLAGREIEFGIRIHVVTRDTEDAAWREAERLLSNMDFSLVRKQQNAIEKSQAVGQQRMIDVKKDLTIDIDALENGSFDVRSLQVHPNIWAGTGLLRGGGGSTALVGSHQQIAERIREYQSVGISHFILSGYPKIEESYWFGENVLPLFTPKVDNRPLAGVTGQSL, encoded by the coding sequence ATGACCGCCCCCCATTTCCACTGGTTCCTGCCCACGACCTATGACAGCCGGGATGTCATGCCGTCGGGCACCAACTATCGCGCGCCGGATATCGGCTATCTGGCGGACGTCGCGCGCGCGGCCGAGCGAAACGGCTTCGAATCGTTGCTGACGCCAACGGGTATCCAGTGCGAGGACGCGTGGCTCGTCACCGCAGCGCTCACCGCGCTGACCGAGCGTATCAAGTTCCTGATCGCGTTCCGGCCGGGATATCTCCTGCCCACACTGGCCGCGCAGATGGCAGCGAGCTTCCAGAGGCTTTCGAACAACCGGCTGGCGCTCAACATCGTCACGGGCGGCAACGATGCCGATCAGCGGGGCTATGGCGATTACCTCGACAAGGACAGCCGCTACGCACGCACGAGCGAGTTTCTCGACGTCCTGAAACTGTGCTGGGAGGGCAAGGGGCAGTCCTACGAGGGCCAATTCTACAAATTCGAGAATGGCGGCAATGAGATACCGCTGGCCCACAGGCCGAAGATTTTCTTCGGCGGCGCATCCGATGCGGCGCAGGACGTCGCGGTGCGCCATGTCGATGTGCAACTCATGTTCGGAGAGCCGCCCCGCATGGCCGGCGAACGGATTGCGGCGCTTCGGGAACGGGCCCGGCTGGCCGGTCGCGAGATCGAGTTCGGCATCCGCATCCACGTGGTGACGCGCGATACGGAGGATGCCGCCTGGCGCGAGGCGGAACGGCTTTTGTCCAACATGGATTTCAGCCTGGTGCGCAAGCAGCAGAACGCGATCGAAAAATCTCAGGCCGTCGGCCAGCAGCGCATGATCGACGTGAAGAAGGACCTCACCATCGATATCGATGCGCTGGAGAATGGCAGTTTCGACGTGCGCTCGTTGCAGGTTCACCCCAATATATGGGCGGGAACCGGCCTGCTGCGCGGCGGCGGCGGAAGCACCGCACTGGTGGGCAGCCACCAGCAGATCGCCGAACGCATTCGCGAGTACCAGTCGGTCGGCATCAGCCACTTCATCCTGTCCGGCTACCCGAAGATCGAAGAGAGCTACTGGTTTGGCGAAAACGTCCTGCCGCTCTTCACGCCGAAGGTCGACAATCGTCCCTTGGCGGGCGTCACGGGACAGTCGCTATGA
- a CDS encoding dihydrodipicolinate synthase family protein, translating into MSVPFHDLHAVSITPFDERGEIDEDGLRRHLTRLVAAGVVPYLAGSGSGEANGLSPVERTRIFEIARDTLGPNAPLRYAAFEPRTLGDLFRAIEDVRPYRPDAVRLTVPDLGHGHVATATEAETFLRDALGELTALSVPVSLAIGSESVRSTPPAVLVEALLRDHANIVSLELGTADPSILLSYLGIAGTRPVLVPSAGHFLSGLALGVSGGFGPLMNLLPNTHRRLLTSFRKGDLRGVEDDYRTIVAVQGLLRPYGTVIPIKAALSAFGLPAGEPRRPRLALGAAETRAIVAGLIALGVPEAEGWQDTTGDIHEHRALAG; encoded by the coding sequence ATGAGCGTGCCGTTCCACGACCTCCATGCCGTGTCGATCACCCCGTTCGACGAGCGGGGGGAGATCGATGAGGACGGGCTGCGCCGGCATCTGACGAGGCTGGTGGCGGCGGGCGTCGTCCCCTATCTGGCGGGTAGCGGCTCGGGCGAGGCGAATGGCCTGTCTCCGGTGGAGCGGACACGCATTTTCGAGATCGCCCGCGACACGCTCGGCCCCAATGCTCCTCTGCGATATGCGGCTTTCGAGCCGCGTACGCTCGGCGATCTGTTTCGCGCGATCGAGGACGTGCGTCCCTATCGCCCGGACGCAGTGAGGCTGACCGTGCCGGATCTCGGCCACGGACATGTCGCGACGGCGACCGAGGCGGAAACCTTCCTGCGCGATGCGTTGGGGGAACTGACTGCGCTGTCGGTCCCGGTCTCCCTTGCCATCGGATCGGAGAGTGTCCGCTCGACCCCGCCTGCCGTTCTGGTCGAGGCGCTGCTTCGCGATCACGCAAACATCGTCTCGCTGGAACTCGGAACCGCCGACCCGTCGATCCTGCTGTCATATCTCGGCATCGCGGGGACACGTCCGGTTCTCGTTCCCTCGGCCGGGCATTTCCTGTCCGGGCTGGCGCTTGGCGTCAGCGGCGGCTTCGGGCCGCTGATGAACCTCCTGCCCAACACCCACCGGCGGTTGTTGACCAGCTTTCGCAAGGGCGATCTGCGGGGTGTGGAAGACGACTATCGCACGATCGTCGCGGTGCAGGGCCTGCTGCGCCCCTATGGGACGGTCATTCCAATCAAGGCGGCGCTTTCGGCATTCGGCCTGCCTGCGGGCGAGCCACGGCGCCCGCGACTGGCGCTCGGCGCGGCAGAAACGCGCGCCATCGTTGCCGGCCTGATCGCACTCGGCGTGCCCGAGGCTGAGGGCTGGCAGGACACAACCGGAGACATCCATGAACACCGTGCTCTCGCAGGCTGA